From a single Rosa rugosa chromosome 7, drRosRugo1.1, whole genome shotgun sequence genomic region:
- the LOC133719735 gene encoding FACT complex subunit SPT16-like — protein MYRKGSEFFMVDPPLNSNYRRPTCVTPIMDTAARIAQMSTTHRRIFGERLKFLYSHWNKHRSDMWGCSDVIAIGKLPASKDPQYRKSTALNVWLVGFEFPETMMVFTKKRIHFFCNQGDSFNPALLRMPAMKAVGVDIVRHVIRDVDVYSALMDNLLRDICAQAKADGHEIPVVGHIGGEVPVGFLFESWSEKLKNANFRMSDVTNGLSDLLSVKDNEELVNVKRAAFLTTKVMNNIVVPNLEFVINHSEKVTHSFLMDEMVKAIQEPSKAFAKLINAENVGICYPPILQSGVGGNDELLSYDSASVVICAFGSRYKSYCSNVARTFLVDPNPFQRKAHEILLKAHDAAISELRPGNKASSAYQAARSVVEKEAPELVPNLTESAGTGIGIELVESRLKLNANNDLVLKAGMVFNVSLGFEDLQSHSGLTNSKDQSFSLLLADTVVINNVKPEVLTVESAKAIKVPSKMKQDANGTEDLRSSKRMRFKLDWNDELDGNDEPTFSVVSTQPSTFSLGVPLLWSHSGLAPADVQTDPLNARERLSYAERGKSTGIKPTEKMDMLIAKYYIDDTKGRVQLTERTVPVSQTETPPWQTERASYGIPSWKRERSSWKRERPSSFVTPPWVAKPALGTLDWKTDRPVTPPRKKQGLVL, from the exons ATGTACCGAAAG GGGAGTGAGTTCTTTATGGTTGATCCTCCTCTAAATAGTAATTACAGACGACCTACTTGCGTGACTCCTATTATGGACACGGCAGCGCGTATTGCTCAGATGTCCACCACGCATAGGAGAATTTTTGGTGAGAGATTGAAGTTCCTTTATTCGCATTGGAACAAACACCGATCTGATATGTGGGGTTGTTCCGATGTTATCGCAATAGGAAAACTACCAGCATCAAAGGATCCGCAGTACCGCAAGTCTACGGCATTGAATGTCTGGCTGGTGGGTTTTGAGTTTCCAGAGACAATGATGGTGTTCACTAAGAAAAGAATTCATTTCTTCTGCAACCAAGGTGACTCTTTCAATCCTGCTCTTCTCAGGATGCCTGCAATGAAGGCTGTGGGTGTAGACATTGTGAGGCATGTGATACGAGACGTTGATGTCTACTCTGCTCTGATGGATAATTTATTGCGTGACATTTGCGCTCAAGCAAAGGCCGATGGCCATGAAATTCCTGTTGTGGGACACATAGGAGGGGAGGTTCCTGTGGGATTTCTTTTTGAATCTTGGTCTGAAAAGCTGAAGAATGCAAATTTTCGGATGAGTGATGTAACTAATGGGTTGTCTGACTTGTTGTCTGTCAAAGACAATGAGGAGCTTGTGAATGTGAAGAGAGCTGCTTTCTTGACTACTAAGGTCATGAATAATATTGTGGTTCCAAATCTTGAGTTTGTTATTAATCACAGTGAGAAGGTAACACATTCTTTTTTGATGGATGAGATGGTGAAGGCTATACAGGAACCCTCTAAAGCTTTTGCAAAGCTGATTAATGCAGAAAACGTTGGTATCTGTTACCCTCCTATTCTTCAGAGTGGTGTTGGTGGCAATGATGAGTTACTTTCATATGATTCTGCTAGTGTGGTCATATGTGCTTTTGGATCCCGTTATAAGAGTTACTGCTCAAATGTAGCCAGGACATTTTTGGTTGATCCCAATCCCTTTCAGAGAAAGGCACATGAAATTCTTCTCAAGGCCCATGATGCAGCCATTAGTGAGTTGAGGCCTGGGAACAAAGCTAGTTCTGCATATCAAGCAGCTCGTTCTGTCGTGGAGAAGGAGGCTCCTGAGTTAGTACCTAATCTGACAGAATCTGCTGGGACAGGCATTGGTATTGAGCTTGTTGAGTCCCGGTTGAAACTTAATGCGAACAATGACCTAGTGCTGAAAGCAGGAATGGTGTTCAATGTGTCACTTGGTTTTGAGGACTTGCAGAGTCACAGTGGTCTTACCAATTCAAAGGATCAGAGCTTCTCTTTGTTGCTAGCTGATACTGTTGTTATTAACAATGTCAAGCCAGAGGTCTTGACAGTCGAAAGTGCTAAAGCTATTAAGGTTCCTAGTAAAATGAAACAAGATGCTAATGGAACAGAAGATCTGCGGTCCAGCAAAAGGATGAGGTTCAAGCTTGACTGGAATGATGAGCTTGACGGGAACGATGAGCCGACTTTCTCTGTTGTATCCACTCAGCCTTCCACTTTTTCCCTGGGTGTTCCATTGCTTTGGTCACATTCGGGTCTG GCACCTGCTGATGTACAGACTGACCCTCTCAATGCCAGAGAGAGGTTGTCATATGCGGAAAGGGGGAAGTCCACAGGGATAAAACCCACAGAGAAAATGGATATGCTAATAGCCAAGTACTATATTGATGACACAAAGGGTCGTGTGCAGCTAACAGAGCGTACAGTTCCAGTGTCGCAGACAGAAACACCTCCATGGCAGACAGAAAGAGCTTCATATGGTATACCTTCATGGAAGAGAGAAAGATCATCATGGAAGAGAGAAAGACCGTCTTCATTCGTTACACCTCCATGGGTAGCAAAACCTGCATTAGGCACACTTGACTGGAAGACAGACAGACCTGTTACACCTCCAAGGAAGAAACAAG GTCTTGTTCTATAA
- the LOC133722144 gene encoding cyclin-dependent kinase B1-1 — translation MKEMAGKVQAPSNQLGAGVWELYESKGTIGRGRYGAVYKAVQKATGQTVALKEFEHPGDGQGFTPEILRQVALLKDLNQSRYVVDLIDVETPSSSDTSIYLVFEYLDMNLGHYISKFEPGLMPRRTIKMFVFSLCKGMAHIHSHFVIHGDLKPDNLFVDEKPRILKIGDVGVSRSITTPATALTPDMVSYHYTAPEIYLGGRYGRPVDMWSVGCAFAEMLLGKPLFYGRVKEQALSSIFRTLGVPTEEQWPDCTTLPNWNPDWNAQASGGGAVGLEGIIPDIDAYGLDLLYKMLTYDPAKRITAKQAMKHPYFDRERETFEDWAF, via the exons atgAAAGAGATGGCCGGAAAGGTTCAGGCGCCGTCGAATCAATTAGGGGCGGGAGTGTGGGAATTGTACGAGAGTAAGGGGACGATAGGGAGGGGACGCTACGGAGCTGTGTATAAGGCGGTTCAAAAGGCTACGGGCCAAACTGTGGCCTTGAAGGAATTCGAGCACCCAGGTGATGGGCAAGGCTTCACTCCTGAGATTCTTCGCCAAGTGGCTCTTCTCAAAGACCTGAATCAGTCCAGATATGTTGTAGATCTCATCGACGTTGAGACTCCAAGTTCATCGGATACAAGTATCTATCTCGTTTTCGAGTATCTGGACATGAACTTGGGCCACTACATCAGCAAGTTTGAACCGGGATTAATGCCGAGAAGGACCATCAAGATGTTTGTGTTTAGTCTCTGCAAGGGGATGGCTCACATTCACTCACATTTTGTGATACATGGAGACCTCAAACCTGACAATCTTTTCGTGGATGAAAAGCCAAGGATCCTCAAGATCGGAGATGTTGGAGTTAGTCGCTCCATTACTACCCCCGCCACGGCTTTAACACCTGACATGGTCAGCTACCACTATACGGCGCCTGAAATTTACTTGGGAGGCAGATACGGCCGCCCGGTCGACATGTGGTCTGTAGGATGTGCATTCG CCGAGATGTTGCTGGGCAAACCTCTATTCTATGGACGTGTTAAGGAACAAGCATTGAGCTCCATTTTCAG GACTCTAGGAGTACCAACCGAGGAGCAGTGGCCTGATTGCACTACTCTGCCAAATTGGAATCCCGATTGGAATGCACAAGCTTCTGGAGGAGGAGCTGTGGGCTTGGAAGGGATAATTCCTGACATTGATGCATATGGACTTGACCTTTTATAT AAGATGCTAACCTATGATCCGGCAAAAAGAATCACGGCTAAACAAGCAATGAAACATCCCTATTTTGACCGAGAACGAGAAACTTTTGAAGACTGGGCTTTCTGA
- the LOC133723524 gene encoding mannan endo-1,4-beta-mannosidase 6 isoform X1 — MLEKEQRYILLEFDLLSMLTYDPAQRITVRKAMEHPYFNQDCFESGVEQLETMVEEAEDHLAYPSTTNWIDEMNGMEDEEWAMVQRKGNQFVVNDQPFYVNGFNTYWLMVFAADQSTRGKVTDVFKQAASVGLTICRTWAFNDGQWRALQKSPGVYDEEVFKALDFVISEAKKYKIRLILSLTNNWDAYGGKPQYVKWGKTAGLNLTSDDDFFTHPTLKSYYKAHVKTVLNRVNTLTNITYKDDPTVFAWELMNEPRCTSDPSGDKLQEWIQEMAVFVKSVDPKHLVEIGLEGFYGPSTLNRVQFNPNTYAQQVGTDFIRNHQVLGVDFASVHIYADSWISQSISDVHLQFTESWIKAHIDDAENYLGMPVVFAEFGVSTKDPGYNVSFRDTLINSVYKVLLNSTKKGGSGGGSLLWQLFPEGTDYMDDGYAIVLSKSPSTSNIIALHSTRLAVFNSRCAWKCKWGCRKKSPLEFLYNDDL; from the exons ATGCTGGAAAAGGAGCAAAGATATATCCTGCTGGAGTTTGACCTTTTGTCT ATGCTCACATATGATCCTGCTCAAAGAATCACGGTGAGAAAAGCAATGGAACATCCCTATTTCAACCAAGATTGCTTTGAGAG TGGAGTTGAGCAATTGGAGACCATGGTTGAGGAAGCCGAAGATCATTTAGCATATCCAAGCACAACTAATTG GATTGATGAGATGAATGGCATGGAAGATGAAGAATGGGCAATGGTGCAGAGGAAAGGGAACCAATTTGTAGTGAATGATCAGCCTTTCTATGTGAATGGATTCAACACTTACTGGTTAATGGTTTTTGCTGCTGATCAGTCCACAAGAGGAAAGGTCACTGATGTGTTCAAACAGGCAGCTTCAGTGGGACTAACTATTTGTAGAACTTGGGCATTTAACGACGGCCAGTGGCGAGCTCTTCAGAAATCTCCAGGAGTTTATGATGAAGAAGTTTTCAAG GCTCTGGATTTTGTGATAAGTGAAGCAAAGAAGTACAAGATCAGACTCATATTGTCATTGACTAACAACTGGGATGCATATGGTGGAAAACCACAATATGTCAAATGGGGAAAAACAGCTGGCCTGAACTTGACATCGGATGACGACTTCTTCACTCATCCAACACTCAAAAGCTACTACAAGGCCCATGTTAAG ACGGTGCTTAATCGAGTGAATACCCTCACCAACATAACTTACAAGGATGATCCCACTGTTTTTGCTTGGGAACTGATGAATGAGCCTCGATGCACTTCAGATCCTTCCGGTGATAAACTGCAG GAATGGATACAAGAAATGGCAGTTTTCGTTAAGAGTGTGGATCCAAAGCACCTTGTGGAAATTGGTTTGGAAGGATTTTATGGCCCCTCAACACTTAACAGAGTTCAGTTCAATCCTAACACATACGCTCAACAAGTTGGCACTGATTTCATAAGGAACCACCAGGTCTTGGGTGTTGATTTTGCTTCTGTTCATATCTATGCAGACTCTTG GATTTCGCAATCAATTTCTGATGTCCATCTTCAATTCACCGAGTCATGGATAAAAGCTCACATTGATGATGCGGAGAATTATCTTGGAATGCCTGTTGTTTTTGCTGAGTTTGGTGTGTCTACGAAAGACCCTGGCTACAATGTCTCATTTAGAGATACTCTAATCAACAGTGTGTACAAGGTCCTCTTGAACTCCACTAAGAAAGGAGGGAGTGGAGGTGGGAGTCTTTTGTGGCAGCTCTTCCCTGAAGGAACAGATTACATGGATGACGGCTATGCAATTGTTCTCTCGAAATCTCCTTCGACATCAAACATCATAGCCCTTCACTCCACAAGACTTGCCGTCTTCAACTCCAGATGTGCTTGGAAATGCAAATGGGGTTGCAGGAAGAAGAGTCCGCTAGAGTTCCTATACAACGATGACCTGTAA
- the LOC133723524 gene encoding mannan endo-1,4-beta-mannosidase 6 isoform X2, with amino-acid sequence MLTYDPAQRITVRKAMEHPYFNQDCFESGVEQLETMVEEAEDHLAYPSTTNWIDEMNGMEDEEWAMVQRKGNQFVVNDQPFYVNGFNTYWLMVFAADQSTRGKVTDVFKQAASVGLTICRTWAFNDGQWRALQKSPGVYDEEVFKALDFVISEAKKYKIRLILSLTNNWDAYGGKPQYVKWGKTAGLNLTSDDDFFTHPTLKSYYKAHVKTVLNRVNTLTNITYKDDPTVFAWELMNEPRCTSDPSGDKLQEWIQEMAVFVKSVDPKHLVEIGLEGFYGPSTLNRVQFNPNTYAQQVGTDFIRNHQVLGVDFASVHIYADSWISQSISDVHLQFTESWIKAHIDDAENYLGMPVVFAEFGVSTKDPGYNVSFRDTLINSVYKVLLNSTKKGGSGGGSLLWQLFPEGTDYMDDGYAIVLSKSPSTSNIIALHSTRLAVFNSRCAWKCKWGCRKKSPLEFLYNDDL; translated from the exons ATGCTCACATATGATCCTGCTCAAAGAATCACGGTGAGAAAAGCAATGGAACATCCCTATTTCAACCAAGATTGCTTTGAGAG TGGAGTTGAGCAATTGGAGACCATGGTTGAGGAAGCCGAAGATCATTTAGCATATCCAAGCACAACTAATTG GATTGATGAGATGAATGGCATGGAAGATGAAGAATGGGCAATGGTGCAGAGGAAAGGGAACCAATTTGTAGTGAATGATCAGCCTTTCTATGTGAATGGATTCAACACTTACTGGTTAATGGTTTTTGCTGCTGATCAGTCCACAAGAGGAAAGGTCACTGATGTGTTCAAACAGGCAGCTTCAGTGGGACTAACTATTTGTAGAACTTGGGCATTTAACGACGGCCAGTGGCGAGCTCTTCAGAAATCTCCAGGAGTTTATGATGAAGAAGTTTTCAAG GCTCTGGATTTTGTGATAAGTGAAGCAAAGAAGTACAAGATCAGACTCATATTGTCATTGACTAACAACTGGGATGCATATGGTGGAAAACCACAATATGTCAAATGGGGAAAAACAGCTGGCCTGAACTTGACATCGGATGACGACTTCTTCACTCATCCAACACTCAAAAGCTACTACAAGGCCCATGTTAAG ACGGTGCTTAATCGAGTGAATACCCTCACCAACATAACTTACAAGGATGATCCCACTGTTTTTGCTTGGGAACTGATGAATGAGCCTCGATGCACTTCAGATCCTTCCGGTGATAAACTGCAG GAATGGATACAAGAAATGGCAGTTTTCGTTAAGAGTGTGGATCCAAAGCACCTTGTGGAAATTGGTTTGGAAGGATTTTATGGCCCCTCAACACTTAACAGAGTTCAGTTCAATCCTAACACATACGCTCAACAAGTTGGCACTGATTTCATAAGGAACCACCAGGTCTTGGGTGTTGATTTTGCTTCTGTTCATATCTATGCAGACTCTTG GATTTCGCAATCAATTTCTGATGTCCATCTTCAATTCACCGAGTCATGGATAAAAGCTCACATTGATGATGCGGAGAATTATCTTGGAATGCCTGTTGTTTTTGCTGAGTTTGGTGTGTCTACGAAAGACCCTGGCTACAATGTCTCATTTAGAGATACTCTAATCAACAGTGTGTACAAGGTCCTCTTGAACTCCACTAAGAAAGGAGGGAGTGGAGGTGGGAGTCTTTTGTGGCAGCTCTTCCCTGAAGGAACAGATTACATGGATGACGGCTATGCAATTGTTCTCTCGAAATCTCCTTCGACATCAAACATCATAGCCCTTCACTCCACAAGACTTGCCGTCTTCAACTCCAGATGTGCTTGGAAATGCAAATGGGGTTGCAGGAAGAAGAGTCCGCTAGAGTTCCTATACAACGATGACCTGTAA
- the LOC133723524 gene encoding mannan endo-1,4-beta-mannosidase 6 isoform X3, producing MDESDLKGKEMADEERSNFAFPSKFEIGVEQLETMVEEAEDHLAYPSTTNWIDEMNGMEDEEWAMVQRKGNQFVVNDQPFYVNGFNTYWLMVFAADQSTRGKVTDVFKQAASVGLTICRTWAFNDGQWRALQKSPGVYDEEVFKALDFVISEAKKYKIRLILSLTNNWDAYGGKPQYVKWGKTAGLNLTSDDDFFTHPTLKSYYKAHVKTVLNRVNTLTNITYKDDPTVFAWELMNEPRCTSDPSGDKLQEWIQEMAVFVKSVDPKHLVEIGLEGFYGPSTLNRVQFNPNTYAQQVGTDFIRNHQVLGVDFASVHIYADSWISQSISDVHLQFTESWIKAHIDDAENYLGMPVVFAEFGVSTKDPGYNVSFRDTLINSVYKVLLNSTKKGGSGGGSLLWQLFPEGTDYMDDGYAIVLSKSPSTSNIIALHSTRLAVFNSRCAWKCKWGCRKKSPLEFLYNDDL from the exons ATGGATGAATCAGATCTCAAGGGGAAGGAAATGGCAGATGAGGAAAGAAGCAATTTTGCCTTCCCTTCAAAGTTTGAAAT TGGAGTTGAGCAATTGGAGACCATGGTTGAGGAAGCCGAAGATCATTTAGCATATCCAAGCACAACTAATTG GATTGATGAGATGAATGGCATGGAAGATGAAGAATGGGCAATGGTGCAGAGGAAAGGGAACCAATTTGTAGTGAATGATCAGCCTTTCTATGTGAATGGATTCAACACTTACTGGTTAATGGTTTTTGCTGCTGATCAGTCCACAAGAGGAAAGGTCACTGATGTGTTCAAACAGGCAGCTTCAGTGGGACTAACTATTTGTAGAACTTGGGCATTTAACGACGGCCAGTGGCGAGCTCTTCAGAAATCTCCAGGAGTTTATGATGAAGAAGTTTTCAAG GCTCTGGATTTTGTGATAAGTGAAGCAAAGAAGTACAAGATCAGACTCATATTGTCATTGACTAACAACTGGGATGCATATGGTGGAAAACCACAATATGTCAAATGGGGAAAAACAGCTGGCCTGAACTTGACATCGGATGACGACTTCTTCACTCATCCAACACTCAAAAGCTACTACAAGGCCCATGTTAAG ACGGTGCTTAATCGAGTGAATACCCTCACCAACATAACTTACAAGGATGATCCCACTGTTTTTGCTTGGGAACTGATGAATGAGCCTCGATGCACTTCAGATCCTTCCGGTGATAAACTGCAG GAATGGATACAAGAAATGGCAGTTTTCGTTAAGAGTGTGGATCCAAAGCACCTTGTGGAAATTGGTTTGGAAGGATTTTATGGCCCCTCAACACTTAACAGAGTTCAGTTCAATCCTAACACATACGCTCAACAAGTTGGCACTGATTTCATAAGGAACCACCAGGTCTTGGGTGTTGATTTTGCTTCTGTTCATATCTATGCAGACTCTTG GATTTCGCAATCAATTTCTGATGTCCATCTTCAATTCACCGAGTCATGGATAAAAGCTCACATTGATGATGCGGAGAATTATCTTGGAATGCCTGTTGTTTTTGCTGAGTTTGGTGTGTCTACGAAAGACCCTGGCTACAATGTCTCATTTAGAGATACTCTAATCAACAGTGTGTACAAGGTCCTCTTGAACTCCACTAAGAAAGGAGGGAGTGGAGGTGGGAGTCTTTTGTGGCAGCTCTTCCCTGAAGGAACAGATTACATGGATGACGGCTATGCAATTGTTCTCTCGAAATCTCCTTCGACATCAAACATCATAGCCCTTCACTCCACAAGACTTGCCGTCTTCAACTCCAGATGTGCTTGGAAATGCAAATGGGGTTGCAGGAAGAAGAGTCCGCTAGAGTTCCTATACAACGATGACCTGTAA
- the LOC133723524 gene encoding mannan endo-1,4-beta-mannosidase 6 isoform X4: MADEERSNFAFPSKFEIGVEQLETMVEEAEDHLAYPSTTNWIDEMNGMEDEEWAMVQRKGNQFVVNDQPFYVNGFNTYWLMVFAADQSTRGKVTDVFKQAASVGLTICRTWAFNDGQWRALQKSPGVYDEEVFKALDFVISEAKKYKIRLILSLTNNWDAYGGKPQYVKWGKTAGLNLTSDDDFFTHPTLKSYYKAHVKTVLNRVNTLTNITYKDDPTVFAWELMNEPRCTSDPSGDKLQEWIQEMAVFVKSVDPKHLVEIGLEGFYGPSTLNRVQFNPNTYAQQVGTDFIRNHQVLGVDFASVHIYADSWISQSISDVHLQFTESWIKAHIDDAENYLGMPVVFAEFGVSTKDPGYNVSFRDTLINSVYKVLLNSTKKGGSGGGSLLWQLFPEGTDYMDDGYAIVLSKSPSTSNIIALHSTRLAVFNSRCAWKCKWGCRKKSPLEFLYNDDL; this comes from the exons ATGGCAGATGAGGAAAGAAGCAATTTTGCCTTCCCTTCAAAGTTTGAAAT TGGAGTTGAGCAATTGGAGACCATGGTTGAGGAAGCCGAAGATCATTTAGCATATCCAAGCACAACTAATTG GATTGATGAGATGAATGGCATGGAAGATGAAGAATGGGCAATGGTGCAGAGGAAAGGGAACCAATTTGTAGTGAATGATCAGCCTTTCTATGTGAATGGATTCAACACTTACTGGTTAATGGTTTTTGCTGCTGATCAGTCCACAAGAGGAAAGGTCACTGATGTGTTCAAACAGGCAGCTTCAGTGGGACTAACTATTTGTAGAACTTGGGCATTTAACGACGGCCAGTGGCGAGCTCTTCAGAAATCTCCAGGAGTTTATGATGAAGAAGTTTTCAAG GCTCTGGATTTTGTGATAAGTGAAGCAAAGAAGTACAAGATCAGACTCATATTGTCATTGACTAACAACTGGGATGCATATGGTGGAAAACCACAATATGTCAAATGGGGAAAAACAGCTGGCCTGAACTTGACATCGGATGACGACTTCTTCACTCATCCAACACTCAAAAGCTACTACAAGGCCCATGTTAAG ACGGTGCTTAATCGAGTGAATACCCTCACCAACATAACTTACAAGGATGATCCCACTGTTTTTGCTTGGGAACTGATGAATGAGCCTCGATGCACTTCAGATCCTTCCGGTGATAAACTGCAG GAATGGATACAAGAAATGGCAGTTTTCGTTAAGAGTGTGGATCCAAAGCACCTTGTGGAAATTGGTTTGGAAGGATTTTATGGCCCCTCAACACTTAACAGAGTTCAGTTCAATCCTAACACATACGCTCAACAAGTTGGCACTGATTTCATAAGGAACCACCAGGTCTTGGGTGTTGATTTTGCTTCTGTTCATATCTATGCAGACTCTTG GATTTCGCAATCAATTTCTGATGTCCATCTTCAATTCACCGAGTCATGGATAAAAGCTCACATTGATGATGCGGAGAATTATCTTGGAATGCCTGTTGTTTTTGCTGAGTTTGGTGTGTCTACGAAAGACCCTGGCTACAATGTCTCATTTAGAGATACTCTAATCAACAGTGTGTACAAGGTCCTCTTGAACTCCACTAAGAAAGGAGGGAGTGGAGGTGGGAGTCTTTTGTGGCAGCTCTTCCCTGAAGGAACAGATTACATGGATGACGGCTATGCAATTGTTCTCTCGAAATCTCCTTCGACATCAAACATCATAGCCCTTCACTCCACAAGACTTGCCGTCTTCAACTCCAGATGTGCTTGGAAATGCAAATGGGGTTGCAGGAAGAAGAGTCCGCTAGAGTTCCTATACAACGATGACCTGTAA
- the LOC133723524 gene encoding mannan endo-1,4-beta-mannosidase 6 isoform X5 — MVEEAEDHLAYPSTTNWIDEMNGMEDEEWAMVQRKGNQFVVNDQPFYVNGFNTYWLMVFAADQSTRGKVTDVFKQAASVGLTICRTWAFNDGQWRALQKSPGVYDEEVFKALDFVISEAKKYKIRLILSLTNNWDAYGGKPQYVKWGKTAGLNLTSDDDFFTHPTLKSYYKAHVKTVLNRVNTLTNITYKDDPTVFAWELMNEPRCTSDPSGDKLQEWIQEMAVFVKSVDPKHLVEIGLEGFYGPSTLNRVQFNPNTYAQQVGTDFIRNHQVLGVDFASVHIYADSWISQSISDVHLQFTESWIKAHIDDAENYLGMPVVFAEFGVSTKDPGYNVSFRDTLINSVYKVLLNSTKKGGSGGGSLLWQLFPEGTDYMDDGYAIVLSKSPSTSNIIALHSTRLAVFNSRCAWKCKWGCRKKSPLEFLYNDDL; from the exons ATGGTTGAGGAAGCCGAAGATCATTTAGCATATCCAAGCACAACTAATTG GATTGATGAGATGAATGGCATGGAAGATGAAGAATGGGCAATGGTGCAGAGGAAAGGGAACCAATTTGTAGTGAATGATCAGCCTTTCTATGTGAATGGATTCAACACTTACTGGTTAATGGTTTTTGCTGCTGATCAGTCCACAAGAGGAAAGGTCACTGATGTGTTCAAACAGGCAGCTTCAGTGGGACTAACTATTTGTAGAACTTGGGCATTTAACGACGGCCAGTGGCGAGCTCTTCAGAAATCTCCAGGAGTTTATGATGAAGAAGTTTTCAAG GCTCTGGATTTTGTGATAAGTGAAGCAAAGAAGTACAAGATCAGACTCATATTGTCATTGACTAACAACTGGGATGCATATGGTGGAAAACCACAATATGTCAAATGGGGAAAAACAGCTGGCCTGAACTTGACATCGGATGACGACTTCTTCACTCATCCAACACTCAAAAGCTACTACAAGGCCCATGTTAAG ACGGTGCTTAATCGAGTGAATACCCTCACCAACATAACTTACAAGGATGATCCCACTGTTTTTGCTTGGGAACTGATGAATGAGCCTCGATGCACTTCAGATCCTTCCGGTGATAAACTGCAG GAATGGATACAAGAAATGGCAGTTTTCGTTAAGAGTGTGGATCCAAAGCACCTTGTGGAAATTGGTTTGGAAGGATTTTATGGCCCCTCAACACTTAACAGAGTTCAGTTCAATCCTAACACATACGCTCAACAAGTTGGCACTGATTTCATAAGGAACCACCAGGTCTTGGGTGTTGATTTTGCTTCTGTTCATATCTATGCAGACTCTTG GATTTCGCAATCAATTTCTGATGTCCATCTTCAATTCACCGAGTCATGGATAAAAGCTCACATTGATGATGCGGAGAATTATCTTGGAATGCCTGTTGTTTTTGCTGAGTTTGGTGTGTCTACGAAAGACCCTGGCTACAATGTCTCATTTAGAGATACTCTAATCAACAGTGTGTACAAGGTCCTCTTGAACTCCACTAAGAAAGGAGGGAGTGGAGGTGGGAGTCTTTTGTGGCAGCTCTTCCCTGAAGGAACAGATTACATGGATGACGGCTATGCAATTGTTCTCTCGAAATCTCCTTCGACATCAAACATCATAGCCCTTCACTCCACAAGACTTGCCGTCTTCAACTCCAGATGTGCTTGGAAATGCAAATGGGGTTGCAGGAAGAAGAGTCCGCTAGAGTTCCTATACAACGATGACCTGTAA